From Candidatus Methylomirabilota bacterium:
GAGGTCAAGGGTTCGAATCCCGTCAGCTCCACCACGGGTCCTCAAGTGTCCCCAAGAACCTCTCCCTGCCGTCGAGTGCCACTCCCTCCGTGGCGTGCCCCATCACTGTAGAATCTTTCCTAGCCGTCGAGGGAGTGCGTTATGCACCAGAGGTGTACATCAACGTCCCCCGCCCCCGACACGTCCTGTGGCCATAGTAAAAGAGAGCGCGTAGACAGAATTCTCACCATATGCGTAGACCAACGACTGAGTTTATGGTCGGGAGACTTCGAGTGCGAATGCCAGCACAGCGTGGGCACACGGGTGAACGACCCACCTCGCGCGTGACATGGGTGTCGGTGAATGCGCGGAGGAAACACCATGGAAAACGTCCACGGTGTGAGTCAGCTACAACAGGGAGGCGGGACGCTGGCACTGATGTTGCAAGGGAAATCGCAACATGCGCCACCGTTACCTTCGACATCCAATCCACGTCCCAGTGCTTTACAAAAAATTGGACCAGGAGGAGCCTGTCCCGACGGGAATGGGCTGGACCGAGGACCTGGGAGAGCACGCTGCCTGCCTGAAGCTGCCGACCACACTCCACCTGGGATGGACTTTGGGCCTTGTCATTTTTGCGGAGCCAGATGTTGTCGAAGCCGAGGCGCGCATTGTCTGGGTACGGGCAGGGGGCCAACGAAAGTTCTACTATCACGGCGTGGAATTCATCCGTCTCTCGCCAGCCTATTATGAGTCCCTCCTAAGAGCTCTCCCCCAGGGCAGGTCCTCGCAGCAGCGGGACACGTACCGCTTCCCAATGACGCGCCCCATCGAGTGTCATATCGGCGGGGTACACACCCCTCCCATGGAGGGCCGGACCGTGGACATCAGCCGAGCCGGAGCCATGGTCTTTTTTCCCCAGCGGATCCCTCCTCGCACCCGGGTCGATATCACGCTCCACGGTCACCGTCCGGACCGAATTCGCGGCAGGGTGCGGTGGGTGGCCGATGCGAACGATGGCCCCGGACTGATCCGCCACGGCATTGAATTCCTCGGGGGGCCCCTCCTCCCTCAAAGGTTCCTCAGCCTCTTCCCGGGTACACTCATCGAGGGGAGCTCGGGTGATCGACCCTCCTCGTAATGTGCAGGCGAAAAAATCACGAGTGGGGCACCACCTATTTCTCTCTAACATTCCGCACGCGCTAGTGCCGTTCCAACTTGATAAGTGGTTCGACAGGGCTTCGACGGTGAGCTCAGCCGAACCGCTCACCACCCCGAGGAAGATCGAGGGGCCGAATGTGAGCAGCCTGCCTTGTTGCAAGGGCCGTGATCGAGTGCAGCGAGAAAGTTGGCACCAATCGTTGGAACGGCACTAGGTACCCCAGCAGTCCTGTCTCGGTGGAACTCTTCGCCGCTCTCGCACTCTACCCCCCTCCTTGAGCGGGGTGAATTCTGCCGTGAAGTTGAGCCCCGCCGGCTCTCGCTCTCGTCGATTCTGACAAGATCCTGCCACTTTGTCCCACCTCTTGAACCTTTTGATTTTCCGTCCGATATACAGGGTAAAGGGGGAATTGCAGAGAATCCCCTCGGGCGTCCACCGCTCTGTGATATGGCCCACAGGGGAGTGGGAATTGCACTGCCGGTCGGGGCTGGATTCCTGGGACCCTCGGAGACGTCCCTGGAGATCATCGATCAAGCCATCGACTCCGTGAAGTAAGTCGCTTGAATGGTCTGGAACTTGGAGGACGTGTGAGAGACATGGGCCCAACCGCGACCCGCCAGCATTCTCGATTCCCGCTCCGCTTGCCGATCCTCTGTGAGAGCCAGGGGGTCCCCGGCTACCGCACCGTCGGGATCACGCGGAATGTGAGCATCGGTGGGCTGATGCTTGAGGCCCCGCGGCCCCTGACCCCTCATACGCCGACGAGCCTTCGCTTGCTTGCAGGAGACCGGATCGCCCATGCAGAGGCGGTGGTCGTCTGGATGACTCAAGAGCCGAGCAGCCGCATGGGCATGCGTTTCACCACATGGGCCGGGACCGACTCTCATGTCTGGGATCAGCTCTTGGCCTTTCAGGCGGGCCCAACCCCCCGGGCCTCCCTCCGCATTCCAATCACCCTCGAGGTCACCTGTGTGATCCCCCCGGACATTCGCCTGCGCGGCCAGGCGAAGAATGTCAGCGACGGGGGCCTGATGGTTACCCTTCCGAAGGCCTTTCCTCCCCAAACACTCGTGACCGTGGAGGTTCCCTCGTGGGTCACCCGCCTTCCGGTGGAAGCAGAAGTGATGTGGACCCTGACCACTTCGGAGGGGCATGACGTCATACATGGCCTGCGGTTCCTTTCGGAGGACGTTGGCAAGGAACTCTTCCTGATCGGGGCCCTTCTCCAGCAGCTCCTTGATTGACGCATCGCCCGCAGTTCCTCTTCCCTACGTAACCCGGCTTATTCACATAGAAGTGAATAAACTGCCCACGGGGCTTCGACTCCGCCCCGCGTTTGCGGGGCGTCGCTCAGGGTTAGCCTTGAGTCCCGCCGAAGGGGCGGGATCGAAACCTGCCGGTGCGGCCGAGCCCGCACCTGCAGGCGCATTATTCACGAAGACACTCCGTTCGTGAATAATGCGGGCTAACGTGTTGTCCTTTCTGAAGCAAGGATCCTGAGGGCGTGCTGGGTACGTGCCCCGGCCGGGTGGGCTCGCGCGCATTCATCCTGGGGTCGCTCGATCCCTTGATGTGATATTTCGGGTCCGTAAAGTGACGGAAGGTGTCGACGCGGTGGGCCCTACTGCTTGACAGTGGTTCCTTTCGATGTAACCTCACGAACCAATTGCCATGCGGCCG
This genomic window contains:
- a CDS encoding PilZ domain-containing protein: MRHRYLRHPIHVPVLYKKLDQEEPVPTGMGWTEDLGEHAACLKLPTTLHLGWTLGLVIFAEPDVVEAEARIVWVRAGGQRKFYYHGVEFIRLSPAYYESLLRALPQGRSSQQRDTYRFPMTRPIECHIGGVHTPPMEGRTVDISRAGAMVFFPQRIPPRTRVDITLHGHRPDRIRGRVRWVADANDGPGLIRHGIEFLGGPLLPQRFLSLFPGTLIEGSSGDRPSS
- a CDS encoding PilZ domain-containing protein — translated: MGPTATRQHSRFPLRLPILCESQGVPGYRTVGITRNVSIGGLMLEAPRPLTPHTPTSLRLLAGDRIAHAEAVVVWMTQEPSSRMGMRFTTWAGTDSHVWDQLLAFQAGPTPRASLRIPITLEVTCVIPPDIRLRGQAKNVSDGGLMVTLPKAFPPQTLVTVEVPSWVTRLPVEAEVMWTLTTSEGHDVIHGLRFLSEDVGKELFLIGALLQQLLD